From the Thermovirga lienii DSM 17291 genome, one window contains:
- a CDS encoding hemolysin A (PFAM: S4 domain; FtsJ-like methyltransferase~TIGRFAM: hemolysin TlyA family protein~COGs: COG1189 rRNA methylase~InterPro IPR002942: IPR004538: IPR002877~KEGG: aco:Amico_0849 hemolysin A~PFAM: RNA-binding S4 domain protein; ribosomal RNA methyltransferase RrmJ/FtsJ~SMART: RNA-binding S4 domain protein~SPTR: Hemolysin A;~TIGRFAM: hemolysin A): MQTDKERLDVLVVERGLVESRNKAKELILSGKILVDGIPVRKPGSIVSKGSNVVLTSEEKSWVSRGAYKLIKALDVFGIDPTGCCCVDIGASTGGFTEVLLERGARMVYAVDVGYGQLAWKLRQDPRVKVMERTNARYLTPEMFEETIDLISIDVSFISLKLILPVAEKLLRSNGYCICLVKPQFEAGREKVGKNGVIKDPNVHLMVLSQLLDFIDKETNFKLCNADFSPILGPKGNREFLFLLKKNGETDQENIKITKEKLEEVVKSSHEKESLM; encoded by the coding sequence TTGCAAACTGATAAAGAACGTTTGGATGTGCTAGTAGTAGAAAGAGGATTGGTTGAATCCCGAAACAAGGCAAAAGAACTAATACTTTCAGGGAAAATACTAGTGGATGGAATTCCTGTAAGGAAACCTGGATCCATAGTATCCAAAGGCAGTAATGTTGTTTTGACCTCGGAAGAAAAAAGTTGGGTTAGTAGAGGAGCATATAAGCTCATTAAGGCACTAGACGTCTTTGGCATAGATCCAACTGGATGCTGTTGTGTGGACATAGGAGCTTCCACAGGAGGTTTCACCGAGGTGCTGTTGGAAAGGGGCGCCAGGATGGTATATGCCGTAGATGTAGGGTACGGACAATTGGCGTGGAAACTAAGGCAAGATCCAAGGGTAAAGGTAATGGAACGAACCAATGCTAGATACCTTACTCCTGAGATGTTCGAAGAAACCATTGACCTAATAAGCATCGATGTGTCTTTTATATCTTTAAAATTAATACTACCTGTAGCAGAAAAACTACTGAGAAGCAATGGCTACTGCATATGTTTAGTTAAACCCCAATTCGAAGCAGGAAGAGAAAAAGTAGGGAAAAATGGGGTAATAAAAGATCCAAACGTGCATTTGATGGTTTTATCCCAACTACTTGACTTCATAGATAAGGAGACGAATTTCAAGTTGTGTAATGCAGACTTTTCTCCGATACTGGGCCCAAAAGGCAACAGAGAGTTTCTTTTCTTGCTAAAGAAAAATGGAGAAACAGATCAAGAAAACATTAAAATAACGAAAGAAAAGCTGGAAGAAGTAGTCAAGTCCTCACATGAGAAAGAAAGTTTAATGTAA